The following are from one region of the Anaerohalosphaeraceae bacterium genome:
- a CDS encoding alkaline phosphatase, with the protein MRNRLSLLVTMAAFILSMMSAPASASKNVIVMISDGASFGAWDAADLYEYGTACASPYFGSEWVKYLMTTYPLNTSTTPTGNMSPMVGYDPSQAWGLASYNTPSGYLHKNAVDSAAAGTALSTGQKTYNNAINWSNLNAPIMPTLPELAKANGKVVGTISSVQWSHATPAAFSDAHDISRNNYAAIANDMLNGSVMDVIMGAGNPNYTNNGTLRTSGQDYSYVGGQTVWNQLNAGTHPGGWKSIQTKAEFEALASGNLSILDGKTRVVGTAQAATTLQQGRSGYSHTDTVFSDPFNVSVPSLVTMTLAALNVLQHLDNGSGIFLQIEGGAVDWAAHSNQTSRLVEEQLDFNNAVKAVINWIENNGGWENNLLIVTTDHGNSMPSGESSNVIPHERISRENVLAGTYTSSNPNGVRWWSGNHTNELVPLFARGYGADRFAALVDGIDSNFAVYYPDWAAMGFDGRYIDNTDVFVVASSVIPEPATVVMLGLGSVLMFARRKQ; encoded by the coding sequence ATGAGAAACAGATTGTCTTTGCTCGTGACGATGGCAGCGTTCATCCTGTCGATGATGTCTGCCCCGGCGTCTGCGTCGAAAAATGTTATTGTGATGATCTCGGATGGAGCCTCATTCGGCGCCTGGGATGCAGCCGATCTATATGAATACGGCACAGCCTGTGCAAGCCCATACTTCGGGTCAGAATGGGTCAAGTACTTAATGACGACTTATCCGCTGAACACCTCTACGACGCCAACCGGCAACATGAGTCCTATGGTTGGCTATGACCCTTCCCAGGCGTGGGGGTTGGCCAGCTATAATACGCCCTCCGGTTATCTTCACAAAAATGCCGTCGACTCTGCGGCCGCCGGGACGGCATTGAGCACCGGTCAGAAGACCTATAACAATGCCATCAACTGGAGCAACTTAAATGCACCCATTATGCCCACGCTTCCGGAACTGGCCAAGGCGAACGGCAAGGTTGTCGGCACGATTTCATCAGTACAATGGTCCCATGCCACGCCCGCCGCATTCAGCGATGCCCATGACATCAGCCGCAACAATTATGCGGCCATTGCCAATGATATGCTCAACGGCAGCGTGATGGACGTCATTATGGGCGCCGGCAATCCGAACTATACCAACAATGGAACCCTGAGAACCAGCGGACAGGACTACAGCTACGTCGGGGGACAAACCGTTTGGAATCAGCTGAATGCCGGCACTCATCCCGGCGGCTGGAAGTCCATCCAGACAAAAGCCGAATTCGAAGCGCTCGCCAGCGGCAATCTGTCCATTCTCGACGGCAAGACACGAGTGGTCGGAACCGCCCAGGCGGCTACGACGCTCCAGCAGGGCCGCAGCGGCTACAGCCATACCGACACGGTATTCAGCGACCCCTTTAATGTCTCTGTTCCTTCGCTGGTAACAATGACGCTGGCGGCTTTGAATGTACTCCAGCATCTGGATAACGGCAGCGGAATCTTTTTGCAGATTGAAGGCGGGGCGGTCGACTGGGCGGCGCATTCGAATCAGACCAGCCGTCTCGTTGAAGAGCAGCTCGACTTTAACAATGCCGTCAAAGCCGTGATTAACTGGATTGAAAACAATGGCGGCTGGGAAAACAACCTCCTGATTGTTACCACAGACCACGGCAATTCGATGCCGAGCGGCGAAAGTTCCAATGTCATTCCTCACGAGCGGATTTCGCGGGAGAATGTCCTGGCAGGAACCTACACCAGCAGCAACCCGAACGGTGTTCGCTGGTGGAGCGGCAATCATACAAACGAACTGGTGCCGTTGTTTGCACGCGGCTATGGTGCTGACCGTTTTGCCGCCCTGGTGGACGGAATCGACAGCAATTTTGCCGTCTATTACCCCGACTGGGCTGCCATGGGATTTGACGGACGCTACATAGACAACACCGATGTGTTTGTGGTGGCGTCCTCGGTCATCCCGGAACCGGCTACAGTGGTGATGCTCGGATTGGGCAGTGTGCTGATGTTTGCCCGAAGAAAACAATAA
- a CDS encoding phosphatidylglycerophosphatase A, translating into MKEWFATTFGLGKLPAAPGTFGSLPPVILYQAFGFLWPAANVYAMAAVTILFSWFCVQFAPAVIRRTGQSDPREVVADETAGQALTLLAIALMGPAHICNTAVLGFVLFRLFDIAKPWPIRKLETLPAGWGILADDLAAGLYAAALALLVIRLFPALFG; encoded by the coding sequence ATGAAAGAATGGTTTGCGACAACGTTTGGTCTTGGCAAGCTGCCCGCCGCTCCGGGCACGTTCGGCTCTCTGCCGCCGGTGATTCTCTATCAGGCGTTCGGATTTCTCTGGCCCGCCGCAAATGTTTATGCCATGGCGGCTGTAACCATCCTGTTCAGCTGGTTTTGTGTGCAGTTTGCGCCGGCGGTCATCCGCCGCACCGGTCAAAGCGACCCGCGCGAAGTGGTCGCCGATGAAACGGCAGGACAGGCCCTCACCCTGCTGGCGATTGCCCTGATGGGCCCTGCACATATCTGCAATACGGCTGTGCTTGGCTTTGTTCTCTTTCGTCTCTTTGACATCGCCAAACCCTGGCCGATTCGCAAACTCGAAACCCTCCCAGCCGGCTGGGGCATCCTGGCCGATGACCTGGCCGCAGGCCTCTACGCCGCCGCACTTGCCCTCCTTGTCATCCGCCTCTTTCCCGCTCTCTTCGGATAA
- a CDS encoding deoxyguanosinetriphosphate triphosphohydrolase, protein MRTPPAPYAVTPQNSRGRRVPQPPHPYRGPFERDRDRIIHSAAFRRLEGKTQVFMPGVNDHYRTRMTHSIEVAQIGRTIARALGLNEELTEAVCLAHDIGHSPFGHTGERVLNERMASFGGFEHNRQALRIVDFLETPYPDFRGLNLMYETRQSLAGHQGPYDGGCSAEFAEPVCCLEGQIANLADRIAYNCHDLEDGIRARLIEEDQARTCALFREAQEQIRAETIDDFVIRRTRTAKAILDRLVGDVIETSRRAIQEARISTLEEVYQYGQPLIRLSEPTQTQLEELENFLMCRLYSHPNLKAVDRQIEQWLNDLFDRLCRHPEQMPRYFRSLIETEGLQRTVCDYIAGMTDRYALSLLEKV, encoded by the coding sequence ATGAGAACGCCGCCTGCACCGTATGCCGTCACGCCGCAAAACAGCCGCGGACGCCGGGTTCCGCAGCCGCCGCACCCCTACCGCGGTCCCTTCGAGCGAGACCGCGACCGCATCATTCACAGCGCGGCCTTCCGCCGGCTCGAGGGCAAAACGCAGGTCTTCATGCCCGGCGTCAACGACCATTACCGCACGCGGATGACCCACAGCATCGAGGTCGCCCAAATTGGACGCACGATCGCCCGGGCCCTCGGGCTCAATGAAGAACTGACCGAAGCCGTCTGTCTGGCCCACGATATCGGCCACAGCCCCTTCGGCCACACCGGCGAGCGGGTCTTAAATGAACGAATGGCCTCCTTCGGGGGTTTTGAGCACAACCGCCAGGCCCTGCGGATTGTCGATTTTCTTGAAACCCCCTACCCGGACTTTCGGGGACTGAATCTGATGTACGAAACCCGCCAGTCCCTTGCCGGCCATCAGGGGCCGTACGACGGCGGCTGCTCCGCCGAGTTCGCCGAACCGGTCTGCTGCCTGGAGGGGCAGATTGCCAATCTGGCCGACCGCATTGCCTACAACTGCCACGACCTGGAGGACGGCATCCGCGCCCGGCTGATTGAAGAGGACCAGGCCCGCACCTGCGCCCTGTTCCGAGAGGCGCAAGAGCAAATCCGGGCCGAAACCATCGACGATTTTGTCATTCGGCGAACCCGCACCGCCAAGGCGATTCTCGACCGGCTCGTCGGGGACGTGATAGAAACCAGCCGCCGAGCCATTCAGGAAGCCCGCATCAGCACCCTCGAAGAGGTCTATCAATACGGACAGCCGCTGATTCGACTCAGCGAACCCACGCAGACCCAGCTGGAGGAATTGGAAAACTTTCTGATGTGCCGGCTGTATTCCCATCCGAATCTGAAGGCGGTGGACCGTCAGATTGAACAATGGCTGAATGATTTGTTCGACCGGCTGTGTCGGCACCCTGAACAGATGCCCCGCTATTTTCGCAGTCTCATTGAAACGGAGGGCCTTCAGCGGACGGTCTGCGATTACATCGCCGGGATGACCGACCGTTACGCCCTGTCCCTGCTGGAAAAAGTCTGA
- a CDS encoding HIT domain-containing protein — protein sequence MTTDSKNLWAPWRMPYIQGLPEKSPCFLCDYIRTPQQDRDNLVLWRTERCAVVFNRFPYNNGHLLIAPLRHIATLEEADSDELLEMMKLIRESQKVLSLALHPHGFNVGMNFGRCAGAGLPEHMHIHIVPRWDGDTNFMSVCSSTKVISQSMSELYEELTRLSRDHHLPNL from the coding sequence ATGACGACGGACAGCAAGAATCTGTGGGCTCCGTGGCGAATGCCTTACATTCAGGGCCTGCCCGAAAAAAGCCCCTGCTTTCTGTGCGATTACATTCGCACGCCGCAGCAGGACCGGGACAACCTGGTGCTCTGGCGAACGGAACGCTGCGCCGTCGTCTTCAACCGCTTTCCCTACAACAACGGCCATCTCCTGATTGCTCCCCTGCGGCACATCGCAACACTGGAGGAAGCGGACAGCGACGAACTGCTCGAGATGATGAAACTGATTCGCGAAAGCCAGAAGGTGCTCTCGCTGGCGCTTCATCCGCACGGCTTCAACGTCGGAATGAACTTCGGACGCTGTGCGGGAGCGGGGCTGCCGGAACATATGCATATCCACATCGTCCCCCGCTGGGATGGGGATACCAACTTTATGTCCGTCTGCAGCTCCACGAAGGTCATCAGCCAGAGCATGTCCGAACTGTACGAGGAACTGACCCGCCTGTCGCGGGACCATCATCTGCCGAATCTGTAA
- the ilvD gene encoding dihydroxy-acid dehydratase, translating into MNSDRIKQGFQRAPHRGLLRACGLKEEDINKPFIAVANSYCDVVPGHVHLREVAKVVKKAIRQAGGVPFEFNTIAICDGIAMGHTGMKYSLASREIIADSVEAMLQAHCFDGMVCIPNCDKVVPGMLMAAVRVNIPTLFVSGGPMLAGKTKDGKTADLISIFEGVAQFNAGKISDEQLHDLECSGCPTPGSCSGMFTANSMNCLCEAIGMALPGNGTIPAVDRRRQKLYRTAGQRIVELVRENLRPRDIVTEKSIDNAFICDMAMGGSTNTVLHTLALAHEAGISYDLDRINRISERCPNICKVSPSSHWHIEDVDAAGGISAILKEISKIEGLLHPECMTVSGVTLGERIRKAKIRNPECIRPLENAYSKTGGLAILRGNLAPNGCVVKTAGVSEKMLRHSGPAVIFESQEEACEGILGGKVKPGDVVVIRYEGPKGGPGMQEMLSPTSYIMGAGLGDSVALITDGRFSGGTRGACIGHISPEAAVGGPIAMLRDGDIVEIDIPARRLDVRLSAEEMNQRISQWRPGVPRIRHGCLGRYAAMATSADTGAVLKWD; encoded by the coding sequence ATGAACAGCGACCGGATTAAGCAGGGGTTTCAGCGGGCGCCGCACCGGGGCCTCTTGCGGGCCTGCGGACTGAAGGAAGAAGACATCAACAAGCCGTTTATCGCCGTGGCAAACAGCTATTGCGATGTTGTGCCCGGGCATGTTCACCTTCGCGAGGTAGCCAAAGTTGTCAAAAAGGCCATTCGGCAGGCCGGCGGCGTTCCTTTTGAGTTTAATACGATTGCTATCTGCGACGGCATCGCGATGGGGCATACGGGGATGAAATATTCTCTGGCCTCCCGGGAGATTATTGCGGATTCTGTGGAGGCAATGCTTCAGGCCCATTGTTTTGATGGGATGGTTTGTATTCCGAACTGTGATAAGGTCGTTCCCGGGATGCTGATGGCGGCGGTTCGGGTAAACATCCCGACACTGTTTGTGTCGGGCGGGCCGATGCTGGCAGGCAAGACCAAAGACGGAAAGACGGCGGATTTAATCAGCATCTTTGAAGGGGTTGCCCAGTTTAACGCCGGCAAAATCAGCGATGAGCAGCTGCATGATCTCGAATGCTCGGGCTGTCCGACTCCGGGAAGCTGTTCGGGGATGTTCACAGCCAACAGTATGAATTGTCTGTGTGAGGCGATTGGAATGGCCCTGCCGGGCAACGGTACGATTCCGGCGGTGGACCGGCGGCGGCAGAAACTGTACCGTACGGCCGGACAGAGGATTGTCGAACTGGTGCGGGAGAATCTGAGGCCGCGCGACATTGTTACTGAAAAGTCTATCGACAATGCCTTCATCTGTGATATGGCCATGGGCGGCTCTACCAATACGGTGCTGCATACGCTGGCCCTGGCCCATGAGGCGGGCATCTCCTATGATTTGGACCGAATCAACCGCATCAGTGAACGGTGCCCGAATATCTGCAAGGTCTCTCCTTCCAGCCACTGGCATATCGAAGATGTGGATGCGGCCGGCGGAATCAGCGCCATTCTGAAGGAAATCAGTAAGATTGAAGGGCTGCTGCATCCGGAGTGTATGACGGTCTCCGGCGTTACGCTCGGGGAGCGGATTCGAAAGGCCAAAATTCGCAATCCGGAGTGCATCCGTCCGCTCGAAAATGCCTATTCAAAGACAGGGGGCCTGGCGATTCTCCGCGGGAATCTGGCTCCCAACGGCTGTGTGGTTAAGACGGCGGGTGTGTCGGAGAAGATGCTGCGCCACAGCGGGCCGGCGGTGATTTTTGAAAGCCAGGAAGAGGCCTGCGAAGGCATCCTGGGCGGCAAGGTCAAACCCGGCGATGTGGTAGTCATTCGGTACGAAGGGCCCAAGGGCGGACCGGGGATGCAGGAGATGCTCAGTCCCACCAGTTATATTATGGGGGCGGGGCTGGGGGATTCCGTGGCGCTGATTACGGACGGGCGGTTTTCCGGCGGCACGCGCGGCGCCTGCATCGGCCATATCAGCCCCGAAGCGGCGGTCGGCGGCCCGATTGCGATGCTTCGAGACGGGGATATTGTGGAGATAGATATTCCGGCCCGAAGGCTGGATGTCCGATTGAGTGCCGAGGAAATGAACCAGCGAATCAGCCAGTGGAGGCCCGGCGTTCCACGGATTCGCCACGGTTGTTTGGGCCGATATGCTGCAATGGCCACAAGCGCCGATACCGGAGCTGTTCTGAAATGGGATTGA
- a CDS encoding YkgJ family cysteine cluster protein, whose translation MGLMDIRTDKWYAGGLRFECTGCGGCCAGPQEGYIWLTRRELERAAEYLGISPQVFREKYVRRVGFRLSLIEHPRTKDCIFLTDFGGGRRGCAIYPVRPLQCRTWPFWNENLRTPQAWEATGQKCPGINQGTFWSVEQIESLRTAKPDADGCT comes from the coding sequence ATGGGATTGATGGACATTCGGACCGACAAGTGGTACGCGGGGGGATTGCGGTTTGAATGTACCGGCTGCGGGGGCTGCTGTGCGGGACCGCAGGAAGGGTATATCTGGCTGACGCGGAGGGAACTTGAGCGGGCGGCGGAATATTTAGGCATATCTCCGCAGGTCTTTCGGGAGAAATATGTCCGTCGAGTGGGTTTTCGTCTCAGCCTCATCGAGCATCCGCGAACCAAAGACTGCATTTTTCTGACGGATTTCGGCGGCGGCCGGCGCGGCTGCGCGATCTATCCGGTGCGGCCGCTTCAGTGCCGAACCTGGCCGTTTTGGAATGAAAACCTTCGCACGCCCCAGGCGTGGGAAGCGACGGGACAGAAATGCCCCGGAATCAATCAGGGTACTTTTTGGAGTGTGGAACAGATTGAATCCCTGCGAACCGCAAAACCCGATGCCGACGGATGTACTTGA
- a CDS encoding ferritin family protein, whose protein sequence is MRTVMVHFHTVEDVLRFALALQESSRKFYLHLSDAVAEPAVQSIFTALAGAEERRRKAVELELFKIGATVSEPPSVSPLDEWPELLFLTVPMSVKDAFELAIRRQRTIFRKFSEMMYRAENSETADVLFGLAEQEMRYLLQLEKDYKSLFPEPEI, encoded by the coding sequence GTGAGAACGGTTATGGTGCATTTTCATACCGTTGAAGATGTTTTACGGTTTGCCCTGGCCCTTCAGGAATCCTCAAGGAAATTCTATCTGCACTTATCGGATGCTGTGGCGGAACCCGCTGTTCAGTCAATTTTTACAGCGTTGGCCGGGGCGGAGGAGCGACGAAGAAAGGCTGTTGAACTGGAACTGTTTAAGATTGGGGCGACGGTGTCTGAACCGCCTTCGGTTTCACCGCTGGATGAATGGCCGGAACTGCTGTTTCTGACAGTGCCGATGTCTGTGAAAGATGCGTTTGAACTGGCCATAAGAAGACAGCGGACCATCTTTCGAAAATTTTCTGAGATGATGTACCGGGCGGAAAATTCGGAAACGGCCGATGTGCTGTTCGGACTGGCCGAACAGGAAATGCGCTATCTGCTGCAGCTGGAGAAAGATTACAAATCTCTTTTTCCGGAACCGGAAATATAA
- the coaD gene encoding pantetheine-phosphate adenylyltransferase, whose protein sequence is MKPQSITAIFPGSFDPITNGHLDVIRRGYKLFDRLIVAVGQNPGKEELFTKAERVDMIRNLVSDLPGVTVESYDTLTVEFAARKGAQVMLRGLRNLTDVEYEFQLAMTNRKIAGIETVFIMTSEEYGYVNSTMVRQLALLGGDVSGLIPPSVYQRLRQKLTVRKPAKQNDVPE, encoded by the coding sequence ATGAAACCGCAGTCCATTACGGCCATTTTTCCGGGGTCATTCGACCCCATCACGAATGGGCATCTGGATGTGATTCGCCGGGGATACAAACTGTTTGACCGGCTGATTGTGGCGGTCGGACAAAATCCCGGAAAGGAAGAGCTGTTCACCAAAGCGGAACGAGTGGACATGATTCGCAATCTGGTCTCGGACCTGCCGGGTGTGACCGTGGAAAGCTATGACACGCTCACGGTGGAGTTTGCCGCCCGCAAAGGGGCCCAAGTCATGCTGCGGGGGCTGCGAAACCTCACGGATGTTGAATATGAGTTTCAGCTGGCCATGACCAACCGAAAAATCGCCGGCATCGAAACCGTCTTTATCATGACCAGCGAAGAATACGGCTACGTCAACTCCACGATGGTCCGCCAGCTGGCCCTGCTGGGCGGGGATGTCTCCGGGCTGATTCCCCCCTCCGTCTATCAGCGGCTCCGGCAGAAATTAACCGTTCGAAAACCCGCCAAGCAAAACGACGTCCCGGAATAG